A portion of the Microbulbifer agarilyticus genome contains these proteins:
- a CDS encoding cupin-like domain-containing protein, whose protein sequence is MKYPKNIPAVETCTDVSADEIPECIAGRAEPMMFKGAAAHWPMVSAAKAGKLSDYLAPFDQGRPLMVFRAGAETGGRIFYNERMEGFNFERTAGQLLPTMRALESYEFGEECCYVGSTPVDHHLPGLRDTNDISVGDEEPLVSLWFGNRTRVAAHFDLPENLACVVAGRRRFTLFAPEQVNNLYPGPLDFNPAGQTISMVDFYAPDFARFPRYRKALEAAVVAEMEPGDVLYVPSMWWHQVEGLDDLNVLVNYWWRSTPTWSGLPQDALMHALLTVGGLPLAQRKAWGALFQHFMVDRDQACEHIPESRHGVLGDLNRDTSTRMKKLLIEKLQRTL, encoded by the coding sequence ATGAAGTACCCGAAGAATATTCCCGCGGTCGAGACCTGTACCGACGTGAGCGCGGATGAGATCCCGGAATGTATTGCCGGGCGCGCGGAACCAATGATGTTTAAGGGTGCGGCGGCGCACTGGCCGATGGTTTCCGCGGCAAAAGCCGGCAAACTGTCAGACTACCTTGCACCCTTTGATCAGGGGCGCCCACTCATGGTGTTTCGTGCCGGCGCCGAAACCGGAGGGCGAATTTTTTATAATGAACGTATGGAAGGCTTCAATTTTGAACGTACTGCCGGGCAGTTGCTGCCGACCATGCGCGCACTCGAAAGCTATGAGTTCGGTGAAGAATGCTGCTATGTTGGGTCGACTCCTGTAGATCATCACCTTCCGGGCCTGCGCGATACCAACGATATTTCCGTAGGTGATGAAGAGCCACTGGTGTCTTTGTGGTTTGGTAACCGCACCCGCGTCGCTGCCCACTTTGATTTGCCGGAAAACCTGGCCTGTGTGGTTGCGGGCCGTCGCCGCTTTACCTTGTTCGCACCGGAGCAGGTAAACAACCTCTACCCCGGCCCGCTGGATTTCAATCCCGCGGGGCAGACCATAAGCATGGTTGATTTCTATGCCCCTGACTTTGCGCGCTTCCCCCGTTACCGCAAAGCGTTGGAGGCTGCGGTGGTAGCGGAGATGGAGCCCGGAGACGTGCTCTATGTGCCGAGTATGTGGTGGCATCAGGTCGAGGGCCTGGACGACCTCAATGTGCTGGTGAATTACTGGTGGCGCTCAACCCCGACCTGGAGTGGCCTGCCTCAAGATGCGCTGATGCATGCCTTACTCACCGTCGGCGGTCTGCCGCTGGCACAGCGCAAAGCCTGGGGGGCACTGTTTCAACACTTTATGGTGGATAGAGATCAGGCCTGTGAACATATCCCGGAAAGCCGGCACGGGGTGCTCGGCGATTTGAACCGGGATACATCGACAAGAATGAAAAAATTACTCATAGAAAAACTGCAGCGCACGCTGTAA
- a CDS encoding tryptophan halogenase family protein, producing MQQAPLSICVLGGGAAGWLTAAVLAAEHGRVAGGDCKITLVESPTIPTIGVGEGTWPSMRETLRRIGLSERRLFTECDAAFKQGSLFSAWKTTDPNDQYYHPFSLPHGYFEQDLAPFAEREYAYAVSPQATVCDDHLAPKQLATPEYAGVLNYGYHFDAVKFGLCLSDHCTRNLGVQHVRASVASVQSDVEGNIIALVTETGESHSADLFVDCSGRAAVLIGEHLQVPWVDRSSVLFNDRALAVQIPHTSDESPIASVTRSTARSNGWIWDIGLPTRRGMGYVYSSQFTDSDIVESDFREFLSTEVTQKALEELSFRELTFQPGHREVMWRGNCVAVGMSAGFIEPLEASALALIEQSAGLIRDFLPVSKAQMKLAATRFNSQMLAHWDHIIEFLKLHYVLSQRTDSEYWLAHRRAESIPELLQENLMLWRHRAPARQDFPQAQSLFPPASYRYVLNGMAYACDRTRAPRKERDEARAKVLLGEVQKQLASYKQGLPGNRKLLNQLVARSQTSGSPEEVGR from the coding sequence ATGCAACAGGCACCGTTATCCATCTGCGTACTGGGCGGCGGCGCTGCGGGCTGGCTTACTGCAGCGGTACTGGCCGCGGAGCACGGACGTGTTGCCGGCGGTGATTGCAAAATTACTCTGGTCGAGTCACCGACGATTCCCACCATCGGCGTTGGTGAGGGTACCTGGCCTTCGATGCGCGAAACTCTGCGGCGTATCGGCCTCAGTGAGCGACGCTTGTTCACCGAGTGTGATGCAGCATTCAAGCAGGGTTCACTTTTTTCTGCCTGGAAGACCACTGATCCAAACGATCAGTACTACCACCCTTTTTCCTTACCGCATGGCTACTTTGAGCAGGACCTGGCGCCCTTCGCGGAGCGTGAGTACGCCTATGCGGTTTCACCTCAAGCAACTGTCTGTGACGATCATCTCGCTCCCAAACAGCTGGCTACCCCTGAGTATGCGGGGGTGCTCAATTACGGCTATCACTTTGATGCGGTGAAATTCGGTCTGTGCCTGAGTGATCACTGCACACGTAATCTGGGTGTCCAGCATGTGCGTGCAAGTGTGGCGTCGGTACAGAGTGACGTCGAGGGCAATATCATTGCGCTGGTTACGGAAACCGGTGAGAGTCATAGTGCCGACCTGTTCGTAGATTGCTCCGGCCGCGCCGCGGTACTGATTGGTGAGCACTTGCAAGTACCCTGGGTAGATCGCTCGTCTGTTCTGTTTAACGATCGTGCGCTGGCCGTGCAGATTCCTCACACTTCTGACGAATCACCGATTGCTTCGGTCACCCGCTCAACCGCGCGGAGCAACGGTTGGATCTGGGATATCGGGCTGCCGACACGCCGCGGTATGGGATATGTTTACTCCAGTCAGTTCACAGATTCCGATATCGTGGAGTCTGATTTTCGTGAATTTCTCAGCACAGAAGTAACGCAGAAGGCTTTAGAAGAACTCAGTTTTCGCGAGCTGACTTTTCAGCCGGGTCACCGTGAAGTGATGTGGCGCGGCAACTGCGTCGCAGTGGGTATGTCGGCGGGTTTTATCGAGCCACTGGAGGCATCGGCATTGGCCTTAATTGAGCAGAGTGCCGGTCTAATTCGTGATTTTCTACCTGTCAGCAAGGCCCAGATGAAGCTTGCAGCCACGCGCTTCAATAGCCAGATGCTTGCACACTGGGATCACATCATCGAATTTCTAAAACTGCACTATGTACTTTCACAGCGTACCGATTCCGAGTATTGGCTGGCACATCGACGGGCAGAGAGTATCCCGGAATTGCTACAGGAAAACTTAATGCTCTGGCGCCACCGAGCGCCAGCCAGGCAGGACTTTCCGCAGGCGCAATCGCTGTTTCCGCCCGCGAGTTATCGCTATGTCCTGAATGGCATGGCGTATGCGTGTGATCGCACCCGTGCGCCACGTAAAGAGCGGGATGAAGCGCGCGCGAAGGTACTACTGGGCGAAGTGCAAAAGCAGCTTGCCAGTTACAAACAGGGGCTTCCGGGAAATCGCAAGTTGCTCAATCAGTTGGTTGCCCGCAGTCAGACGTCCGGGAGCCCAGAGGAGGTCGGGCGATGA
- a CDS encoding TonB-dependent receptor — protein sequence MSKTNEFKKKSIAVAIATVAGISGHALAQEAQDAALEEVTVIGMRASLEKSADIKRDAQGVVDAISAEDIGKFPDTNLAESLQRITGVSIDRQNGEGSRVTVRGFGPDYNVVTLNGRQMPAANLESGTASSSRSFDFANLAAESVSAVEVFKTGRANQPTGGIGSVINVRTLRPLDQSETILNLSAKSMHDTSNQDGDSVTPEVSGIFSGKFADDTIGVSFAGSFSERHSGQAGSETGPGWYTIPGDQGDWGSIAPDNSNFENAPQAGDIYSVPRGVGFTFSETQRERTNAILTLQWAPSDEFEATLDYAYAEQDVEHQYNAMGAWFNGVPVSGSFTEGTGNGSVVAPVIYTDGTGSDVTFNAGEWGTVNENNSVGLNLVWNPREDLTLAFDYHNSSAENGAKDDRGTNNNIAGVQFNRAATTVNYGYDLPAVSFEFIDGQGFDPSQMLTSGNVFNNAYMNHDIEQARFDGTFEVDAGPVKSIDFGIGRSESTNRSAFANVQNDSWGGYGTAADYDDALFVQKSMADALHDFGSADSSEMTPYYYASDFDGVRAAIAAIATANGDVLSPCGPVLCASDDFSTDRTAVETQQSAYAQVNLSWDEVAMPMNLAVGLRFEDTEVDAKAKVPVYDRIEWVGDNEFRAQTTGEGFSEQKGAYTNLLPNVDFDIQVRDDVVARASFSKTITRPGYGDIQGGQTIDSLLRFNGGNAFRGNPDLDPFESTNFDLSAEWYYDEGSYVSLGYYSKDVENFIGLGSFSETTFDLAHPAQGPRFEEAAAALGTNDLGAIRAYLESMYGSPITGSAAEGDALAEFNVLAPVNEKEASIDGIEFAVQHMFADTGFGTQFNFTTVDGDIAYDNFNTNKGEGVENQFALLGLSDSMNLVGFYDKNGIQARIAYNWRDDFLAGTFDGNGERNPVYVASYGQWDASASYDVQDNLTVFLEGINLTNETKRLYGRHENMMIGAYQTGARYNLGVRYSF from the coding sequence ATGAGCAAGACAAACGAGTTTAAGAAAAAGTCGATCGCGGTAGCTATCGCGACCGTAGCCGGTATCAGTGGTCATGCACTGGCTCAGGAAGCGCAAGATGCCGCGCTTGAAGAAGTAACGGTTATTGGCATGCGTGCCAGCCTTGAAAAGTCCGCAGATATCAAACGCGATGCCCAGGGCGTTGTTGACGCCATCTCCGCAGAAGACATCGGTAAGTTTCCCGATACCAACCTGGCGGAATCTTTGCAGCGTATCACCGGTGTCTCAATTGATCGCCAGAACGGTGAAGGCAGCCGAGTCACCGTGCGTGGGTTCGGTCCCGACTACAACGTCGTGACCCTGAACGGCCGCCAGATGCCCGCGGCAAACCTGGAGAGTGGCACTGCCTCTTCTTCCCGCTCCTTCGACTTCGCTAACTTGGCTGCGGAGAGCGTAAGCGCGGTGGAAGTCTTCAAGACTGGCCGTGCCAACCAGCCTACAGGTGGTATTGGTTCTGTCATCAACGTGCGCACCTTGCGCCCGCTGGATCAGTCCGAGACGATTTTGAATCTGAGTGCCAAGAGCATGCACGACACCTCCAATCAGGACGGTGATTCCGTGACTCCGGAAGTATCCGGCATCTTCAGTGGTAAGTTCGCTGACGACACCATTGGTGTTTCATTCGCGGGTTCTTTCTCCGAGCGTCATTCCGGGCAAGCAGGCTCCGAAACCGGTCCCGGCTGGTACACCATTCCGGGCGATCAAGGTGACTGGGGTTCCATCGCACCAGATAACAGCAACTTCGAGAATGCCCCGCAGGCGGGCGATATTTATTCAGTGCCGCGTGGTGTTGGTTTTACCTTTTCTGAAACCCAGCGCGAGCGTACTAATGCCATCCTGACCCTGCAGTGGGCGCCCTCCGACGAATTCGAGGCGACTCTGGATTACGCCTACGCCGAACAGGATGTAGAGCACCAGTACAATGCCATGGGGGCGTGGTTCAACGGAGTACCGGTTTCCGGCTCCTTCACTGAAGGCACTGGCAACGGCAGTGTTGTAGCGCCCGTCATCTACACCGATGGCACTGGTTCTGACGTAACCTTCAATGCTGGTGAATGGGGTACCGTCAACGAGAATAACTCTGTTGGTCTGAACCTGGTCTGGAATCCCCGTGAGGACCTGACCCTGGCGTTCGATTACCACAATTCCAGCGCCGAAAACGGTGCCAAGGATGACCGCGGTACCAACAACAACATCGCCGGCGTGCAGTTTAACCGTGCCGCGACCACTGTTAACTACGGCTACGACCTGCCGGCAGTGAGCTTCGAGTTCATCGATGGTCAGGGCTTTGATCCTTCCCAGATGCTGACTTCCGGTAACGTGTTCAACAATGCGTACATGAATCACGATATCGAGCAGGCGCGCTTTGACGGTACCTTCGAGGTAGATGCAGGTCCGGTGAAGAGTATCGACTTTGGTATCGGCCGCAGCGAATCCACCAATCGCTCCGCATTCGCCAACGTACAGAATGACTCCTGGGGTGGCTACGGCACCGCTGCCGACTACGATGACGCGCTGTTTGTACAGAAGAGCATGGCGGACGCACTGCACGATTTCGGCAGCGCCGATAGTTCCGAAATGACCCCGTACTACTATGCCTCTGATTTCGACGGCGTGCGTGCTGCCATCGCGGCGATTGCCACTGCCAACGGCGATGTGCTGAGCCCGTGTGGTCCGGTGCTGTGTGCCAGCGACGATTTCAGCACCGACCGTACCGCAGTTGAAACTCAACAGTCTGCATATGCTCAGGTCAATCTGTCCTGGGACGAAGTTGCCATGCCGATGAATCTCGCAGTGGGTTTGCGTTTTGAAGATACCGAGGTCGATGCCAAGGCGAAGGTGCCCGTGTACGACCGCATCGAATGGGTAGGTGACAACGAGTTCCGTGCGCAAACTACCGGTGAGGGCTTCAGTGAGCAGAAGGGTGCTTACACCAACTTACTGCCGAACGTGGACTTTGATATCCAGGTTAGAGATGACGTGGTTGCGCGTGCATCTTTCAGTAAGACCATTACCCGTCCGGGCTACGGCGATATCCAGGGTGGTCAGACTATCGACTCCCTGCTGCGCTTTAACGGCGGTAATGCGTTCCGCGGCAACCCGGACCTGGATCCGTTCGAGTCCACCAACTTCGACCTCTCTGCCGAGTGGTACTACGATGAGGGCAGCTACGTCTCCCTGGGTTACTACAGCAAAGACGTAGAGAACTTCATCGGCCTGGGCTCCTTCTCCGAAACCACTTTCGATCTCGCGCACCCGGCACAGGGCCCGCGTTTTGAGGAAGCGGCTGCGGCTCTGGGGACGAACGATCTGGGTGCGATCCGGGCTTACCTTGAGTCCATGTACGGTTCGCCGATCACAGGTTCTGCCGCTGAGGGCGATGCGCTGGCGGAATTCAATGTACTGGCGCCGGTAAACGAGAAAGAAGCCTCCATTGACGGCATCGAATTCGCGGTACAGCACATGTTTGCGGATACCGGTTTCGGTACTCAGTTCAACTTCACCACGGTTGACGGCGACATCGCTTACGACAACTTCAATACCAACAAAGGTGAAGGTGTCGAAAATCAGTTCGCACTTCTGGGTCTGAGTGATTCCATGAACCTCGTGGGCTTCTACGATAAGAATGGTATCCAGGCGCGTATTGCCTATAACTGGCGCGATGACTTCCTGGCCGGCACTTTCGACGGTAACGGCGAGCGTAACCCGGTATACGTTGCGTCCTACGGCCAGTGGGATGCCAGCGCGAGTTACGATGTGCAGGACAACCTGACCGTGTTCCTTGAAGGGATCAACCTGACCAACGAGACCAAACGTCTGTATGGCCGTCATGAAAATATGATGATTGGCGCCTACCAGACCGGGGCTCGCTATAACCTGGGTGTTCGTTACAGCTTCTAA
- a CDS encoding sugar ABC transporter permease → MNTMIDRLREGRTAPLKRALRDIFSWRFALLIFSALIVIYPLLWVVSLAFSGQQSLTLVQLPHDAGVGQQLLALIPLPDQWTLDNFRAVLTEQPFLRWIGNSLVVALATTVVGLTLSCTAAYAFSRFRFAGRQRGLTLFLISQMFPAVLMLIPLYVIVVQWLGLGNSWLGLILVYAITALPFCVWMLKGYFDTLPYEIEESALLEGASRWTIFIRIILPLARPAIAVTGLFAFMTAWNEFILASIFMDDESRYTVPVGLRFFVSDYASEWGYFAAGSILVSLPVILLFLSLQRYLVSGLAAGAVKG, encoded by the coding sequence ATGAATACCATGATTGATCGCCTGCGCGAGGGCAGAACAGCGCCGTTGAAGCGAGCGCTGCGGGACATCTTCAGCTGGCGGTTCGCGCTGTTGATCTTCTCCGCGCTCATCGTGATATACCCATTGCTGTGGGTGGTGAGTCTCGCCTTCTCCGGGCAGCAGTCGCTGACCCTGGTGCAGTTGCCGCACGATGCCGGTGTCGGCCAGCAGTTGCTGGCCCTGATTCCACTGCCGGACCAGTGGACCCTCGACAACTTCCGCGCGGTACTGACGGAACAGCCATTCCTGCGCTGGATCGGCAACAGCCTGGTGGTCGCCTTGGCAACCACGGTGGTGGGCCTGACCCTGAGTTGCACTGCCGCCTATGCGTTTTCCCGGTTTCGCTTCGCCGGGCGCCAGCGGGGGCTGACCCTGTTTCTGATTTCACAAATGTTTCCGGCGGTGCTGATGCTCATCCCGCTGTATGTCATCGTGGTGCAATGGCTGGGGCTAGGGAACTCCTGGTTGGGATTGATTCTGGTGTACGCCATCACCGCGCTGCCATTTTGCGTGTGGATGCTGAAGGGATATTTTGACACTTTGCCCTACGAAATTGAGGAGTCTGCGCTGCTGGAAGGGGCAAGTCGCTGGACCATCTTCATCCGTATCATCCTGCCACTGGCCCGACCGGCCATTGCGGTCACCGGCTTGTTCGCCTTTATGACCGCCTGGAACGAGTTCATCCTCGCCTCTATTTTCATGGATGACGAATCACGCTACACGGTCCCCGTTGGGCTGCGCTTCTTCGTCAGCGATTACGCCTCCGAGTGGGGCTACTTTGCAGCGGGCTCCATCCTGGTCTCCCTGCCGGTCATTTTGCTGTTTCTGTCGCTACAGAGGTATTTGGTGTCGGGTTTAGCCGCGGGTGCGGTAAAAGGATGA
- a CDS encoding extracellular solute-binding protein, whose translation MLKRRGAQYFLFLLRLLLLLMLAGKVQALETLSLWHGYRGAERAAFEQLIEDFNRSQSEIQVNALAVPFGGYADKLSAALPRGQGPDLFVFAHDRLGGWASAGHTVAPIDRYVSERLRQRFPANLVDAMTFAGELYGLPLAFKSPALILNTDLVASAPATTDEMVAIARQHTDRNAGRFGLAYMYTEPFFHGMLMNSFGPGPFSRGGSLALDSPGNIASVEMLVRWAREERILPEEPSSTLVTSLFNQGRAAMVISGPWMLGEIDPGVNYRVVSLPVNSESGRPLAPWVAVEGLFLSSRSKNPAAAVAVMEFLTSRQSAEKMAIQGGQLPANTHAFTHPRIANFDTAMAFRRQLEQAVPIPNLPDMTLVWVPLKNLLKKVVKGAAQPEAEMHLLQRQLEGDLARLERSRQRSEVPGQMPAWLWLIPVVLVLVALWAWARYRRRLMSTWRANRTAYLYILPAMLGMLVLVFFPLLYGLILSFTDTTVFNEHTPLWSRFVGLDNYSAILGDFDLWRGQGGERSLDFDNFYWTLFITILWTASNVILAVGLALIMALALDKPIFGRNAFRLLLILPWAIPNYITALVWKGMFHPQFGVINQGLQVLGVAPVAWFDSIGASFFTGLVTNVWLSIPFMMVVILGGLQSIPRELYEVARVEGAGRWFQFRSITLPLLKPVLIPAVILSVVWTFNMFNVIYLVSDGAPAGANDILITKAFRIGFEKYQYAYAAAYSIVILALLFCYAVWQMRVSRTLEAVR comes from the coding sequence GTGCTGAAGCGGCGTGGCGCACAGTACTTTCTGTTTCTATTGCGGCTGCTTTTGCTGCTGATGCTGGCCGGCAAGGTGCAAGCCCTGGAAACCCTGTCTCTGTGGCACGGTTACCGCGGCGCAGAACGCGCCGCCTTTGAGCAGCTCATCGAGGACTTCAACCGCAGCCAGAGCGAAATACAGGTGAATGCCCTGGCGGTGCCCTTTGGTGGCTACGCGGATAAATTGTCTGCGGCCCTGCCGCGCGGGCAGGGGCCGGATCTGTTTGTTTTTGCGCACGACCGCCTCGGCGGCTGGGCCAGTGCCGGGCACACGGTCGCACCTATTGACCGCTATGTCAGTGAGCGCTTGCGTCAGCGCTTCCCGGCCAACTTGGTCGACGCGATGACGTTTGCGGGCGAGCTTTACGGCCTGCCCTTAGCATTCAAAAGCCCGGCGCTGATTCTCAATACCGACCTGGTGGCGAGTGCCCCCGCGACGACCGACGAAATGGTGGCCATCGCCCGCCAACACACCGATCGCAATGCGGGGCGCTTCGGCCTCGCGTATATGTATACCGAGCCGTTTTTCCACGGGATGCTGATGAACAGCTTTGGCCCCGGGCCCTTCAGCCGCGGCGGAAGTCTGGCCCTGGATAGCCCGGGCAATATTGCGTCTGTTGAAATGCTTGTGCGCTGGGCGCGCGAAGAGCGCATTCTGCCGGAAGAGCCCAGCAGCACCCTGGTCACCAGCCTGTTTAATCAGGGGCGCGCGGCCATGGTGATTAGCGGCCCCTGGATGCTGGGCGAGATTGACCCAGGGGTAAATTATCGCGTGGTGTCGCTGCCGGTGAACAGCGAAAGCGGCCGGCCGCTGGCCCCCTGGGTGGCAGTGGAGGGGTTGTTTCTCTCTTCTCGCTCGAAGAACCCTGCGGCGGCGGTGGCGGTCATGGAGTTCCTTACCAGCCGCCAGTCCGCGGAAAAAATGGCCATCCAAGGCGGACAGTTACCGGCGAATACCCACGCCTTCACGCACCCGCGCATTGCCAACTTCGACACGGCCATGGCATTCCGTCGCCAGTTGGAACAAGCTGTGCCGATTCCCAATCTTCCAGACATGACGCTGGTTTGGGTGCCGCTGAAAAACCTGCTGAAAAAAGTGGTCAAGGGCGCGGCGCAGCCGGAAGCCGAAATGCATTTGCTGCAGCGCCAGTTGGAGGGCGACCTTGCGCGACTCGAGCGCTCCCGCCAGCGTAGCGAAGTCCCGGGGCAGATGCCTGCCTGGCTGTGGCTGATCCCCGTCGTACTGGTACTGGTTGCGCTGTGGGCCTGGGCGCGTTACCGGCGGCGACTGATGTCCACTTGGCGCGCCAATCGCACGGCCTACCTGTACATATTACCCGCCATGCTCGGCATGCTGGTTCTGGTGTTCTTCCCGTTGCTATACGGGTTGATCCTGTCGTTTACCGATACCACGGTGTTCAACGAACACACGCCGCTGTGGTCACGCTTTGTCGGCTTGGACAACTACTCCGCGATCCTCGGGGACTTTGATTTGTGGCGGGGGCAGGGCGGTGAGCGCAGCCTGGATTTCGACAATTTCTACTGGACCCTGTTTATCACCATTCTGTGGACCGCGAGCAATGTCATCCTCGCGGTGGGGCTGGCATTGATCATGGCGCTGGCGCTGGATAAACCTATCTTCGGGCGTAATGCCTTTCGCCTGCTACTGATACTGCCCTGGGCCATTCCCAACTACATTACTGCGCTGGTGTGGAAGGGTATGTTTCACCCGCAGTTTGGCGTGATCAACCAGGGCTTGCAGGTACTGGGGGTGGCGCCAGTGGCCTGGTTTGATTCCATCGGCGCGAGCTTTTTTACCGGATTGGTTACCAATGTGTGGTTGAGTATCCCGTTTATGATGGTGGTGATTCTCGGTGGGCTGCAGTCGATTCCGCGGGAGCTGTATGAGGTGGCCCGGGTGGAGGGTGCCGGGCGCTGGTTCCAGTTCCGTTCCATCACCCTGCCACTGCTCAAGCCAGTGCTGATTCCGGCGGTGATCCTATCGGTAGTGTGGACCTTCAATATGTTCAACGTCATCTACCTGGTGAGCGATGGGGCCCCTGCCGGGGCCAACGATATTCTGATCACCAAGGCATTCCGCATTGGTTTTGAAAAGTACCAGTACGCCTACGCCGCCGCCTATTCGATCGTGATTCTCGCACTGCTGTTCTGTTATGCGGTATGGCAGATGCGAGTGAGCCGGACTTTGGAGGCGGTGCGATGA
- a CDS encoding ABC transporter ATP-binding protein, translating into MANIEFRGVSKRYDDGPATVPGLDLEIRDGELMVLVGPSGCGKSTTLRMIAGLESISSGDLYIGGHRVNDLPPKDRDIAMVFQNYALYPHMSVFENMAFGLRVRNFPKLGIERRVREAADTLGLSDLLHRKPGQLSGGQNQRVALGRAMVRDPQVFLFDEPLSNLDAELRVQMRGVIHRLHHQLGTTSVYVTHDQVEAMTLGTRIAILNGGELMQVGTPLELYNDPDNTFVAGFMGSPPMNLLQVVNDGRQLSCDLLTLPHAQLQGLNRELLLGLRPEKLVYASSAPANWPRLTGNIELVESLGAEMLVHLRVGSAQLVARLAGLRAFSLGDALELAFDPAALYLFDGVSQQRIRAGSAKAGVSQC; encoded by the coding sequence TTGGCCAATATTGAGTTTCGTGGAGTCAGCAAACGCTACGACGATGGTCCAGCGACGGTACCGGGACTCGACCTGGAAATTCGCGATGGCGAATTGATGGTGCTGGTCGGCCCCTCCGGTTGCGGCAAGTCCACCACCCTGCGGATGATCGCGGGACTCGAATCGATTTCTTCCGGTGACCTGTATATTGGTGGCCATCGGGTCAACGACCTTCCCCCCAAAGACCGGGACATCGCCATGGTGTTCCAGAACTACGCCCTCTACCCGCATATGAGCGTGTTCGAGAACATGGCGTTTGGCTTGCGCGTGCGGAATTTCCCCAAACTCGGCATCGAAAGACGGGTGCGGGAAGCGGCGGATACGCTCGGGCTTTCCGATTTACTACACCGCAAACCAGGGCAGTTGTCCGGTGGCCAGAATCAGCGCGTGGCACTGGGGCGGGCCATGGTGCGCGACCCGCAGGTGTTTCTGTTCGACGAACCCCTGTCCAACCTCGATGCAGAGCTGCGTGTGCAAATGCGTGGCGTGATTCACCGCCTGCACCACCAGCTGGGCACCACCTCGGTTTATGTCACACACGACCAAGTGGAGGCCATGACCCTCGGCACCCGCATCGCCATCTTGAATGGCGGTGAATTGATGCAGGTGGGCACGCCGCTGGAACTGTACAACGATCCGGACAATACCTTTGTCGCGGGCTTCATGGGGTCGCCGCCGATGAACCTGTTGCAGGTGGTGAACGATGGCCGGCAACTGAGTTGCGACCTGCTCACGCTGCCGCACGCGCAACTGCAGGGGCTCAACCGGGAACTGCTGTTGGGGCTGCGCCCGGAGAAACTGGTGTATGCGTCCAGTGCACCCGCCAACTGGCCCCGGCTTACCGGGAATATCGAACTGGTGGAGAGCCTGGGGGCGGAAATGCTGGTGCACCTGCGCGTCGGTTCTGCGCAGCTGGTGGCGCGATTGGCTGGGCTGCGCGCATTCTCCCTTGGCGATGCACTCGAACTCGCCTTCGACCCCGCCGCACTCTACCTGTTTGATGGCGTCAGCCAACAGCGTATCCGCGCAGGGAGCGCTAAAGCCGGGGTGAGTCAGTGCTGA